From Pirellulales bacterium:
TCTTGGCCAAGTGGCTCTCGATGCGGGCCACTCCGGCGTGGCGAATCGCGTCGGCCGAAGAGAACTCCAAGGCGATCGGCAGCGCGATCGATTTATGGAACAGCTTGTCATCTTGTAAGCGTTCACGGATTTTTGGGTAAATCGGTATTCGAGGTTTTGTAGGTGATCGGGTAACTTGGCGGCGCTATGACGCAGCCCGCCGACAAGCCGTGCCCGAATTGCGAAGTCCTTCAGCGACACGTTGAAGGCCTGGAGCAACGATTGGCCGTTCTGGAAGCCGAGTTGGCCAAGGCCAAGAAGAACTCGGCGAATTCCTCCAAGCCGCCTTCCAGCGACTTGATCAAGCCGCCGCGTCCCGCCTCCGCCAGTGGTGGCAAACGGAAACGGGGTGCGCAGCCCGGTCATCCGCGGCACGAGCGGACCCCGTTTGCTCCCGACGAAATCGACCATACGTTCGATTATTGTCTGACGCATTGCCCCGACTGCGGCGGCAAGCTCCAGTCGCGGAAGGTTGAGTCGCGCGTCGTCCAGCAGGTGGAAATCGTTGCCACGCCCATCGAGATCAGCGAACATCGCGGGCACGCCGGTTTTTGTCCCTGCTGCCAGAAGGTTCACTATGCCGAGATTCCCACGGCGATTCGCCATGCCGG
This genomic window contains:
- a CDS encoding DUF6444 domain-containing protein, encoding MTQPADKPCPNCEVLQRHVEGLEQRLAVLEAELAKAKKNSANSSKPPSSDLIKPPRPASASGGKRKRGAQPGHPRHERTPFAPDEIDHTFDYCLTHCPDCGGKLQSRKVESRVVQQVEIVATPIEISEHRGHAGFCPCCQKVHYAEIPTAIRHAGLIGPRLTALVAFLKGGCHCSFTTIRKFLRDVVGVTVSRGHLRNVCAKVADSLDGAY